Proteins found in one Onychomys torridus chromosome 21, mOncTor1.1, whole genome shotgun sequence genomic segment:
- the LOC118571372 gene encoding zinc finger protein 431-like isoform X1: MVRTRPLPYAPMQQMEKNVEAAAGSQDIVTYEDVHVNFTHEEWALLDSSQKRLYKEVMLETYRNLTAIGYKWEDRNIEEHCQSSRRHGRFIICHSRYKPCDRDGYGKKQCPSVSTKTIRRCVTVPTIRRRGEYETGLQLTGFPTGSFYTRSVTHSKRKCYKRNQYGKTLSFSSSFKRHENTHMGKGSDKCGPHMKGFNHHRYLQTHKTTNNEEDLNERNQCDKAFRPDSSLHLQQRTHLETKSHESNERDKDSVSHSPHQVPRTHSREKRHGHHQHGKARPGCLQRDERIHTGEKPFACNQCGKAYAYKSHLHRHKRSHSGEKPYECNQCGKAFARNCHLQMHERTHTGEKPYRCKQCGKAFARNCHLQMHERTHTGEKPYRCKQCGKTFTRNSHLHRHERGHTGEKPYRCKQCGKAFGRNSNCQSHERNHAKEKPYECNQCDKAFGQNSHFHSHERSLTGQNSHESNQCDKTFAKNSHLSHEGNHSGDKPYECSQCGKAFGRSSNLQRHERSHTGEKPYKCKQCGKAFAQNSHLHRHEISHTGEKPYECKKCCKSFTRKSDLHRHERGHTREKPN, from the exons gttcGAACCCGACCACTACCCTATGCTCCAATGCAGCAGATGGAGAAAAATGTGGAAGCAGCAGCAGGCTCACAG GATATAGTGACCTATGAGGATGTGCATGTGAACTTCACTCATgaagagtgggctttgctggatTCTTCCCAGAAGAGACTCTACAAAGAAGTGATGCTGGAAACCTACCGGAACCTCACTGCTATAG GTTACAAATGGGAAGACCGCAatattgaagaacattgtcaaagttctaGAAGACATGGAAG GTTTATCATCTGTCACTCTAGATACAAGCCATGTGATCGTGATGGATATGGAAAGAAGCAATGTCCATCTGTCTCTACCAAAACAATTAGAAGATGTGTAACAGTCCCTACTATAAGAAGACGAGGTGAATATGAGACAGGTTTACAATTAACTGGTTTTCCAACCGGTTCATTTTACACACGTAGTGTGACtcacagtaaaagaaaatgttataaacGCAATCAATATGGTAAAACTCTGAGTTTTTCCAGTTCttttaaaagacatgaaaatactCATATGGGAAAGGGAAGTGATAAATGTGGGCCACATATGAAGGGTTTTAACCATCACAGGTATcttcaaacacacaaaacaaccaaTAATGAAGAGGATCTCAATGAacgtaatcaatgtgataaagccttcaGACCTGATTCCTCTTTACATTTACAACAAAGAACTCATTTGGAAACAAAATCCCATGAATCTAATGAAAGGGATAAAGACTCTGTATCTCATAGTCCTCATCAAGTACCCAGAACTCATTCTAGAGAGAAAAGGCATGGACATCATCAACATGGTAAAGCCCGTCCTGGCTGTCTTCAAAGagatgaaagaattcatactggagagaaaccctttgcatgtaatcaatgtggtaaagcctatGCATATAAAAGTCATCTTCACAGGCATAAAAGAAGTCAttcaggagagaaaccctatgaatgtaatcaatgtggtaaagcctttgcacgtaactgtcatcttcaaatgcatgaacgaactcatacaggagagaaaccgtATCGATGTaagcaatgtggtaaagcctttgcacgtaactgtcatcttcaaatgcatgaacGAACTCATACGGGAGAGAAACCATACCGATGTAagcaatgtggtaaaacctttacACGTAACAGTCATCTTCACAGGCACGAAAGaggtcatactggagagaaaccatatcgATGTaagcaatgtggtaaagcctttggaCGTAACAGTAATTGTCAAAGCCATGAAAGAAATCATGCTAAAGAGAAACCTTATGagtgtaatcaatgtgataaagcctttggaCAGAACAGTCATTTTCATAGTCATGAAAGAAGTCTTACTGGACAAAATTCCCATGAATCTAATCAGTGTGATAAAACCTTTGCAAAGAACAGTCATCTAAGTCATGAAGGAAATCATTCTGGAGataaaccctatgaatgtagtcaatgtggtaaagcctttggaCGTAGCAGtaatcttcaaaggcatgaaagaagtcatactggagagaaaccttataaatgtaaacaatgtggtaaagcctttgcacagaacagtcatcttcacaggcatgaaataagtcacactggagagaaaccctatgaatgtaaaaaATGTTGTAAATCGTTTACACGTAAAAGTGATCTTCACAGGCATGAAAGAGGTCATACTAGAGAGAAAcccaattaa
- the LOC118571372 gene encoding zinc finger protein 431-like isoform X5, which translates to MVRTRPLPYAPMQQMEKNVEAAAGSQDIVTYEDVHVNFTHEEWALLDSSQKRLYKEVMLETYRNLTAIGYKWEDRNIEEHCQSSRRHGR; encoded by the exons gttcGAACCCGACCACTACCCTATGCTCCAATGCAGCAGATGGAGAAAAATGTGGAAGCAGCAGCAGGCTCACAG GATATAGTGACCTATGAGGATGTGCATGTGAACTTCACTCATgaagagtgggctttgctggatTCTTCCCAGAAGAGACTCTACAAAGAAGTGATGCTGGAAACCTACCGGAACCTCACTGCTATAG GTTACAAATGGGAAGACCGCAatattgaagaacattgtcaaagttctaGAAGACATGGAAGGTAA
- the LOC118571372 gene encoding zinc finger protein 431-like isoform X2, producing the protein MVRTRPLPYAPMQQMEKNVEAAAGSQDIVTYEDVHVNFTHEEWALLDSSQKRLYKEVMLETYRNLTAIGYKWEDRNIEEHCQSSRRHGRYKPCDRDGYGKKQCPSVSTKTIRRCVTVPTIRRRGEYETGLQLTGFPTGSFYTRSVTHSKRKCYKRNQYGKTLSFSSSFKRHENTHMGKGSDKCGPHMKGFNHHRYLQTHKTTNNEEDLNERNQCDKAFRPDSSLHLQQRTHLETKSHESNERDKDSVSHSPHQVPRTHSREKRHGHHQHGKARPGCLQRDERIHTGEKPFACNQCGKAYAYKSHLHRHKRSHSGEKPYECNQCGKAFARNCHLQMHERTHTGEKPYRCKQCGKAFARNCHLQMHERTHTGEKPYRCKQCGKTFTRNSHLHRHERGHTGEKPYRCKQCGKAFGRNSNCQSHERNHAKEKPYECNQCDKAFGQNSHFHSHERSLTGQNSHESNQCDKTFAKNSHLSHEGNHSGDKPYECSQCGKAFGRSSNLQRHERSHTGEKPYKCKQCGKAFAQNSHLHRHEISHTGEKPYECKKCCKSFTRKSDLHRHERGHTREKPN; encoded by the exons gttcGAACCCGACCACTACCCTATGCTCCAATGCAGCAGATGGAGAAAAATGTGGAAGCAGCAGCAGGCTCACAG GATATAGTGACCTATGAGGATGTGCATGTGAACTTCACTCATgaagagtgggctttgctggatTCTTCCCAGAAGAGACTCTACAAAGAAGTGATGCTGGAAACCTACCGGAACCTCACTGCTATAG GTTACAAATGGGAAGACCGCAatattgaagaacattgtcaaagttctaGAAGACATGGAAG ATACAAGCCATGTGATCGTGATGGATATGGAAAGAAGCAATGTCCATCTGTCTCTACCAAAACAATTAGAAGATGTGTAACAGTCCCTACTATAAGAAGACGAGGTGAATATGAGACAGGTTTACAATTAACTGGTTTTCCAACCGGTTCATTTTACACACGTAGTGTGACtcacagtaaaagaaaatgttataaacGCAATCAATATGGTAAAACTCTGAGTTTTTCCAGTTCttttaaaagacatgaaaatactCATATGGGAAAGGGAAGTGATAAATGTGGGCCACATATGAAGGGTTTTAACCATCACAGGTATcttcaaacacacaaaacaaccaaTAATGAAGAGGATCTCAATGAacgtaatcaatgtgataaagccttcaGACCTGATTCCTCTTTACATTTACAACAAAGAACTCATTTGGAAACAAAATCCCATGAATCTAATGAAAGGGATAAAGACTCTGTATCTCATAGTCCTCATCAAGTACCCAGAACTCATTCTAGAGAGAAAAGGCATGGACATCATCAACATGGTAAAGCCCGTCCTGGCTGTCTTCAAAGagatgaaagaattcatactggagagaaaccctttgcatgtaatcaatgtggtaaagcctatGCATATAAAAGTCATCTTCACAGGCATAAAAGAAGTCAttcaggagagaaaccctatgaatgtaatcaatgtggtaaagcctttgcacgtaactgtcatcttcaaatgcatgaacgaactcatacaggagagaaaccgtATCGATGTaagcaatgtggtaaagcctttgcacgtaactgtcatcttcaaatgcatgaacGAACTCATACGGGAGAGAAACCATACCGATGTAagcaatgtggtaaaacctttacACGTAACAGTCATCTTCACAGGCACGAAAGaggtcatactggagagaaaccatatcgATGTaagcaatgtggtaaagcctttggaCGTAACAGTAATTGTCAAAGCCATGAAAGAAATCATGCTAAAGAGAAACCTTATGagtgtaatcaatgtgataaagcctttggaCAGAACAGTCATTTTCATAGTCATGAAAGAAGTCTTACTGGACAAAATTCCCATGAATCTAATCAGTGTGATAAAACCTTTGCAAAGAACAGTCATCTAAGTCATGAAGGAAATCATTCTGGAGataaaccctatgaatgtagtcaatgtggtaaagcctttggaCGTAGCAGtaatcttcaaaggcatgaaagaagtcatactggagagaaaccttataaatgtaaacaatgtggtaaagcctttgcacagaacagtcatcttcacaggcatgaaataagtcacactggagagaaaccctatgaatgtaaaaaATGTTGTAAATCGTTTACACGTAAAAGTGATCTTCACAGGCATGAAAGAGGTCATACTAGAGAGAAAcccaattaa
- the LOC118571372 gene encoding zinc finger protein OZF-like isoform X3 encodes MQQMEKNVEAAAGSQDIVTYEDVHVNFTHEEWALLDSSQKRLYKEVMLETYRNLTAIGYKWEDRNIEEHCQSSRRHGRFIICHSRYKPCDRDGYGKKQCPSVSTKTIRRCVTVPTIRRRGEYETGLQLTGFPTGSFYTRSVTHSKRKCYKRNQYGKTLSFSSSFKRHENTHMGKGSDKCGPHMKGFNHHRYLQTHKTTNNEEDLNERNQCDKAFRPDSSLHLQQRTHLETKSHESNERDKDSVSHSPHQVPRTHSREKRHGHHQHGKARPGCLQRDERIHTGEKPFACNQCGKAYAYKSHLHRHKRSHSGEKPYECNQCGKAFARNCHLQMHERTHTGEKPYRCKQCGKAFARNCHLQMHERTHTGEKPYRCKQCGKTFTRNSHLHRHERGHTGEKPYRCKQCGKAFGRNSNCQSHERNHAKEKPYECNQCDKAFGQNSHFHSHERSLTGQNSHESNQCDKTFAKNSHLSHEGNHSGDKPYECSQCGKAFGRSSNLQRHERSHTGEKPYKCKQCGKAFAQNSHLHRHEISHTGEKPYECKKCCKSFTRKSDLHRHERGHTREKPN; translated from the exons ATGCAGCAGATGGAGAAAAATGTGGAAGCAGCAGCAGGCTCACAG GATATAGTGACCTATGAGGATGTGCATGTGAACTTCACTCATgaagagtgggctttgctggatTCTTCCCAGAAGAGACTCTACAAAGAAGTGATGCTGGAAACCTACCGGAACCTCACTGCTATAG GTTACAAATGGGAAGACCGCAatattgaagaacattgtcaaagttctaGAAGACATGGAAG GTTTATCATCTGTCACTCTAGATACAAGCCATGTGATCGTGATGGATATGGAAAGAAGCAATGTCCATCTGTCTCTACCAAAACAATTAGAAGATGTGTAACAGTCCCTACTATAAGAAGACGAGGTGAATATGAGACAGGTTTACAATTAACTGGTTTTCCAACCGGTTCATTTTACACACGTAGTGTGACtcacagtaaaagaaaatgttataaacGCAATCAATATGGTAAAACTCTGAGTTTTTCCAGTTCttttaaaagacatgaaaatactCATATGGGAAAGGGAAGTGATAAATGTGGGCCACATATGAAGGGTTTTAACCATCACAGGTATcttcaaacacacaaaacaaccaaTAATGAAGAGGATCTCAATGAacgtaatcaatgtgataaagccttcaGACCTGATTCCTCTTTACATTTACAACAAAGAACTCATTTGGAAACAAAATCCCATGAATCTAATGAAAGGGATAAAGACTCTGTATCTCATAGTCCTCATCAAGTACCCAGAACTCATTCTAGAGAGAAAAGGCATGGACATCATCAACATGGTAAAGCCCGTCCTGGCTGTCTTCAAAGagatgaaagaattcatactggagagaaaccctttgcatgtaatcaatgtggtaaagcctatGCATATAAAAGTCATCTTCACAGGCATAAAAGAAGTCAttcaggagagaaaccctatgaatgtaatcaatgtggtaaagcctttgcacgtaactgtcatcttcaaatgcatgaacgaactcatacaggagagaaaccgtATCGATGTaagcaatgtggtaaagcctttgcacgtaactgtcatcttcaaatgcatgaacGAACTCATACGGGAGAGAAACCATACCGATGTAagcaatgtggtaaaacctttacACGTAACAGTCATCTTCACAGGCACGAAAGaggtcatactggagagaaaccatatcgATGTaagcaatgtggtaaagcctttggaCGTAACAGTAATTGTCAAAGCCATGAAAGAAATCATGCTAAAGAGAAACCTTATGagtgtaatcaatgtgataaagcctttggaCAGAACAGTCATTTTCATAGTCATGAAAGAAGTCTTACTGGACAAAATTCCCATGAATCTAATCAGTGTGATAAAACCTTTGCAAAGAACAGTCATCTAAGTCATGAAGGAAATCATTCTGGAGataaaccctatgaatgtagtcaatgtggtaaagcctttggaCGTAGCAGtaatcttcaaaggcatgaaagaagtcatactggagagaaaccttataaatgtaaacaatgtggtaaagcctttgcacagaacagtcatcttcacaggcatgaaataagtcacactggagagaaaccctatgaatgtaaaaaATGTTGTAAATCGTTTACACGTAAAAGTGATCTTCACAGGCATGAAAGAGGTCATACTAGAGAGAAAcccaattaa
- the LOC118571372 gene encoding zinc finger protein OZF-like isoform X4, whose translation MLETYRNLTAIGYKWEDRNIEEHCQSSRRHGRFIICHSRYKPCDRDGYGKKQCPSVSTKTIRRCVTVPTIRRRGEYETGLQLTGFPTGSFYTRSVTHSKRKCYKRNQYGKTLSFSSSFKRHENTHMGKGSDKCGPHMKGFNHHRYLQTHKTTNNEEDLNERNQCDKAFRPDSSLHLQQRTHLETKSHESNERDKDSVSHSPHQVPRTHSREKRHGHHQHGKARPGCLQRDERIHTGEKPFACNQCGKAYAYKSHLHRHKRSHSGEKPYECNQCGKAFARNCHLQMHERTHTGEKPYRCKQCGKAFARNCHLQMHERTHTGEKPYRCKQCGKTFTRNSHLHRHERGHTGEKPYRCKQCGKAFGRNSNCQSHERNHAKEKPYECNQCDKAFGQNSHFHSHERSLTGQNSHESNQCDKTFAKNSHLSHEGNHSGDKPYECSQCGKAFGRSSNLQRHERSHTGEKPYKCKQCGKAFAQNSHLHRHEISHTGEKPYECKKCCKSFTRKSDLHRHERGHTREKPN comes from the exons ATGCTGGAAACCTACCGGAACCTCACTGCTATAG GTTACAAATGGGAAGACCGCAatattgaagaacattgtcaaagttctaGAAGACATGGAAG GTTTATCATCTGTCACTCTAGATACAAGCCATGTGATCGTGATGGATATGGAAAGAAGCAATGTCCATCTGTCTCTACCAAAACAATTAGAAGATGTGTAACAGTCCCTACTATAAGAAGACGAGGTGAATATGAGACAGGTTTACAATTAACTGGTTTTCCAACCGGTTCATTTTACACACGTAGTGTGACtcacagtaaaagaaaatgttataaacGCAATCAATATGGTAAAACTCTGAGTTTTTCCAGTTCttttaaaagacatgaaaatactCATATGGGAAAGGGAAGTGATAAATGTGGGCCACATATGAAGGGTTTTAACCATCACAGGTATcttcaaacacacaaaacaaccaaTAATGAAGAGGATCTCAATGAacgtaatcaatgtgataaagccttcaGACCTGATTCCTCTTTACATTTACAACAAAGAACTCATTTGGAAACAAAATCCCATGAATCTAATGAAAGGGATAAAGACTCTGTATCTCATAGTCCTCATCAAGTACCCAGAACTCATTCTAGAGAGAAAAGGCATGGACATCATCAACATGGTAAAGCCCGTCCTGGCTGTCTTCAAAGagatgaaagaattcatactggagagaaaccctttgcatgtaatcaatgtggtaaagcctatGCATATAAAAGTCATCTTCACAGGCATAAAAGAAGTCAttcaggagagaaaccctatgaatgtaatcaatgtggtaaagcctttgcacgtaactgtcatcttcaaatgcatgaacgaactcatacaggagagaaaccgtATCGATGTaagcaatgtggtaaagcctttgcacgtaactgtcatcttcaaatgcatgaacGAACTCATACGGGAGAGAAACCATACCGATGTAagcaatgtggtaaaacctttacACGTAACAGTCATCTTCACAGGCACGAAAGaggtcatactggagagaaaccatatcgATGTaagcaatgtggtaaagcctttggaCGTAACAGTAATTGTCAAAGCCATGAAAGAAATCATGCTAAAGAGAAACCTTATGagtgtaatcaatgtgataaagcctttggaCAGAACAGTCATTTTCATAGTCATGAAAGAAGTCTTACTGGACAAAATTCCCATGAATCTAATCAGTGTGATAAAACCTTTGCAAAGAACAGTCATCTAAGTCATGAAGGAAATCATTCTGGAGataaaccctatgaatgtagtcaatgtggtaaagcctttggaCGTAGCAGtaatcttcaaaggcatgaaagaagtcatactggagagaaaccttataaatgtaaacaatgtggtaaagcctttgcacagaacagtcatcttcacaggcatgaaataagtcacactggagagaaaccctatgaatgtaaaaaATGTTGTAAATCGTTTACACGTAAAAGTGATCTTCACAGGCATGAAAGAGGTCATACTAGAGAGAAAcccaattaa